A genomic region of Conger conger chromosome 6, fConCon1.1, whole genome shotgun sequence contains the following coding sequences:
- the pskh1 gene encoding serine/threonine-protein kinase H1 homolog — MMGCGRSKVLPEPPTEVQLDLVKKVEPQTGQLADPYRHFIREGASGGKAGGEKAGSPSPQSPAPPNGPSDPADPRRSKAAKYRAKFDPRVTAKYDIKALIGRGSFSRVVRVEHKSTRQPYAIKMIETRCQEGREVCESELNVLRRVRHANIIQLIEVFETAERVYMVMELATGGELFDRIIARGSFTERDATRVLQMVLDGVKYLHTLGITHRDLKPENLLYYHPGADSKIMITDFGLAGTRKRGNECLMKTTCGTPEYIAPEILVRKPYTNAVDMWALGVISYILLSGTMPFEDENRTRLYRQILKGKYSFSGEPWPNVSNLAKDFIERVLTVEPGARLSAGQALKHPWIVSMAASSSMKNLHRSISQNLLKRASSRCHSTKSAQSTRSSRSTKSNKSRRARERELRELNRRYQQQYNG, encoded by the exons ATGATGGGGTGCGGGAGGAGCAAGGTTCTCCCCGAGCCGCCCACGGAAGTCCAGCTGGACCTGGTCAAGAaggtggagccccagaccggaCAGCTTGCTGACCCTTACCGGCACTTCATCCGGGAGGGGGCCAGCGGGGGCAAGGCTGGGGGCGAGAAGGCCGGCTCGCCCTCCCCCCAAAGCCCGGCTCCCCCCAACGGGCCGTCGGACCCGGCCGACCCGCGGCGGAGCAAAGCCGCCAAGTACCGCGCCAAGTTCGACCCGCGCGTCACCGCCAAGTACGACATCAAGGCCCTGATCGGCCGCGGCAGCTTCAGCCGGGTGGTGCGCGTGGAGCACAAAAGCACGCGGCAGCCCTACGCCATCAAGATGATCGAGACGCGGTGCCAGGAGGGCCGGGAGGTGTGCGAGTCGGAGCTGAACGTGCTGAGGCGCGTGCGGCACGCCAACATCATCCAGCTGATCGAGGTGTTCGAGACCGCCGAGCGCGTCTACATGGTGATGGAGCTGGCCACGGGCGGCGAGCTCTTCGACCGCATCATCGCGCGCGGCTCCTTCACGGAGCGCGACGCCACGCGCGTCCTGCAGATGGTTCTGGACGGGGTGAAGTACCTGCACACGCTGGGCATCACGCACCGCGACCTCAAGCCCGAGAACCTGCTGTACTACCACCCGGGCGCCGACTCCAAGATCATGATCACCGACTTTGGCCTGGCCGGCACGCGCAAGCGCGGCAACGAGTGCCTGATGAAGACCACGTGCGGCACGCCCGAATACATCGCGCCCGAGATCCTGGTGCGCAAGCCCTACACCAACGCCGTGGACATGTGGGCGCTGGGCGTCATCTCCTACATCCTGCTCAGCGGCACCATGCCCTTCGAGGACGAGAACCGCACACGCCTCTACCGCCAGATCCTCAAAGGGAAGTACAGCTTCTCCGGGGAG CCCTGGCCCAACGTGTCGAACCTGGCGAAGGACTTCATCGAGCGCGTGCTGACGGTGGAGCCGGGGGCGAGGCTGAGCGCGGGACAGGCCCTGAAGCACCCCTGGATCGTCAGCATGGCCGCCTCGTCCTCCATGAAGAACCTGCACCGCTCCATCTCGCAGAACCTGCTGAAGCGCGCCTCGTCCCGCTGCCACAGCACCAAGTCGGCCCAGTCCACGCGCTCCAGCCGCTCCACCAAGTCCAACAAGTCCCGCCGCGCCCGCGAGCGCGAACTGCGCGAGCTCAACCGCCGCTACCAGCAGCAGTACAACGGCTAA